ATGAGAGCCTCACCATGGACCCGAAGGATCTGGAGAAGAAGATCACGCCGCGCACAAAACTGATCGTGCCGATCCACATGGCGGGCGTGCCGTGCGACATGGACGCGATCATGGCGGTGGCGAAGAAGCGCGGCGTGGCGGTGCTGGAGGATTGCGCCCAGTGCAACGGCGGCTCGTACAAGGGCAAGAAAGTCGGGACCTTCGGGGATATGGGCATCTTCAGCCTGCAGCTCAACAAGAACATGACCTGCGGCGAGGGCGGCTTGATCATCACCAACGACGAGCGGCTCTATCACCGGGCGTTCGCGGCCCACGACATGGGCATGATTCGCGTGGGCGGACGTCTGGCCCCGCCGCCGGAGGACGCGCTGCTGTGGGGCGCCGGGCGGCGCATGACCGAACTGTGCGGCGCGGTGGCCGGCGTACAGATCGCCAAGCTTCCGCAGATCGTCGATCGCATGCGCCAGAGCAAGCGGCGGATCAAGTCGATGCTGGAAGGCACGGCGGGCCTGGCGTTCCGGCAGCTTTGCGACGCCGAGGGCGACAGCGGCCCGTTCCTCGTGCTGATCCTGGAGAGCGAAGCGAAGGCGGTTCGCGCGGCTGAGAGGATGAGGCAATCCGGCTTGCACAACGTGTCGCGCATCGCCGATTACGGCCTGCACATCTACTACAACATTCCGTCGCTGGTGGGCAAGGTGCCGCTTTCGTCGGCGGGCAACCCGTGGAGTCTTCCGCAGAACGCGGAGAGCCGGTACGACTACGGCCAGGGCGCGTGCCCGCGCAGCGACGAGTTGTTCACTCGTGCGGTCCTGGTGCCGATTCCTTCGAAGCTGACGGCAGAGCAGGAAAAGGCGGCGGCCGCGGCGATTAAAGAAAGCGTAACGGCCTGAGCCGATCCGATATCACTGTGAAGGCAGGACATGGAACTTCCGCGGGTCGCTCGCGCGGTGCGCAAGGAGTGCGTTATGAACTCGCAGACGTTCGGCACGCGGTTTCCCCTCGGTTCGCATCTGTGCCGCGAGCCGATGCCGCCGTTCTCGGAATTGAAGCGCGACATGGCGAACCTCAAGAAGCACGGGTTCAACCTGGTCAAGCTTCAGGAGCACTGGATGATCGACGAGCCGCTGGAGGGGCGTTACGACTTCTCGCGGTACGAGGAGTTAATCGAGCAGGCGGCGAGACTCGATATGGGAGTGTATCTGGGCCTGACTTGTGAGCAGGCGCCGGGATGGCTTTACCGCAAGCATCCGGACTGCCGGATGGTGGGCCACGACGGGCTGCCGATCGTCTACGATGCCCAGACCACGCTGCCGGCCGACGGCAAGCCCGGTCCGTGCTACGATCATCCCGGCGCAGCGGCCGATCAGGACCGCTTTATCGCCACGTTGGTTCGGACGCTGGGACGCTTCGAGAACATCGTGGTCTGGAATACGTGGCAGGAGATCGGCTATTGGGCCGAGCCTTTTCTGGGCAAGGCGGTCTGCTTCTGTCCGCACACGCTGGCGGCGTTCCGGGCGTATCTGCGGGAGCGGTTCGGCGACCTGGACGAACTGAACCGGGCGTGGAACACGCGGTATCTGGACTGGGAGTACGTGCTGCCGGATCTTCGCAACGCCAAGCACCCGTGTTCGCAGAATCTCGCGTGGCGGATCTTCATGGAGAATGTGCAGATCGGCAGCGTCCTGAAGCGACGGGCGGCGGTGATCCGCGAGAACGA
This sequence is a window from Phycisphaerae bacterium. Protein-coding genes within it:
- a CDS encoding DegT/DnrJ/EryC1/StrS family aminotransferase yields the protein MKLDWPSEFPGAHWLDEKEDQAVLDVLHKGSLFRYYGLGQPTKVDQFEAAAREFYGAEHALGLNSGTGALLTSMTALDVGPGCEVIVPAFLWVATVGAIVQLNAIPVLCEVDESLTMDPKDLEKKITPRTKLIVPIHMAGVPCDMDAIMAVAKKRGVAVLEDCAQCNGGSYKGKKVGTFGDMGIFSLQLNKNMTCGEGGLIITNDERLYHRAFAAHDMGMIRVGGRLAPPPEDALLWGAGRRMTELCGAVAGVQIAKLPQIVDRMRQSKRRIKSMLEGTAGLAFRQLCDAEGDSGPFLVLILESEAKAVRAAERMRQSGLHNVSRIADYGLHIYYNIPSLVGKVPLSSAGNPWSLPQNAESRYDYGQGACPRSDELFTRAVLVPIPSKLTAEQEKAAAAAIKESVTA